The Solanum pennellii chromosome 11, SPENNV200 genome contains a region encoding:
- the LOC107003591 gene encoding uncharacterized protein LOC107003591 — MAFGSNFLLLTILVAFTFYHVFATTNDDEKLHNSSEHDDWKSISPKDLNDPKLVDIANFAINTTNLETKYAELEFQSISEGRFKVDNNGTTYDLLIVAMEFDELNVYETVVFENSKDNVRKLISFD, encoded by the coding sequence atggctTTTGgatcaaattttcttcttttgacgATATTAGTTGCTTTCACCTTCTATCATGTTTTTGCAACAACAAACGATGATGAAAAGTTACATAATTCATCTGAACATGATGATTGGAAGTCCATATCACCAAAAGATTTAAACGATCCTAAATTAGTGGACATTGCAAATTTTGCGATAAATACAACTAATTTGGAAACAAAATACGCTGAATTGGAATTTCAGAGTATATCAGAAGGAAGATTTAAAGTTGATAATAATGGCACCACTTATGACTTGCTAATTGTCGCCATGgaatttgatgaattaaatGTTTATGAAACAGTTGTTTTTGAGAATTCTAAGGACAATGTTAGAAAACTTATTTcctttgattaa
- the LOC107003592 gene encoding uncharacterized protein LOC107003592, which produces MAFKSNSLLTLPITIVIASTWCHAFDVIDNQKLLNSFEVVLNTLDPSLSNDDWQLIQDPKNPKVVDIAKFAVNSENIISLDVQLRLESVLSGRFRVDNNGTTYELSIIAIDFDEESEYKTIVFENSKDIVRKLVSFTWIKRKGIHN; this is translated from the coding sequence ATGGCTTTTAAATCAAATTCTCTTTTGACTCTTCCAATAACGATAGTAATTGCTTCCACCTGGTGTCATGCTTTTGATGTAATCGATAATCAAAAGTTACTAAATTCGTTTGAAGTCGTATTGAATACTCTAGATCCGTCTCTATCAAATGATGATTGGCAACTCATACAAGATCCAAAAAATCCTAAAGTGGTGGACATAGCAAAATTTGCAGTAAATAGTGAAAATATCATATCACTAGATGTTCAATTGAGACTTGAGAGTGTGTTGAGTGGAAGATTTCGAGTTGATAACAATGGTACCACTTATGAATTGTCAATTATTGCTATAGATTTCGATGAAGAGAGTGAATATAAAACGATTGTTTTCGAAAATTCTAAGGATATTGTTAGAAAACTCGTTTCCTTTACTTGGATAAAACGTAAAGGTATACACAATTAG
- the LOC107005008 gene encoding putative MO25-like protein At5g47540, translating into MKGLFKSKPKTPVDLVRQTRELLMYVERVNDTREGKREEKMMELSKSIRELKITLYGNGESEPLAEACAQLTQEFFKENTLRLIINCLPNLNLETRKDATQVVANLQRQQVQSRLIACDYLEANIDLMDKLILGYENTEMALHYGAMLRECIRHQSVARYVLESEHMKKFFDYIQLPNFDIAADAAATFKELLTRHKSTVAEFLSKNYDWFFTEYNSKLLESSNYITRRQAVKLLADMLLDRSNSAVMTRYVSSRDNLRILMNLLRESSKSIQIEAFHVFKLFAANHNKPPDIVSILVANRSKLLRLFADFKTEKEDEQFEADKAQVVKEIAALEPKENK; encoded by the exons ATGAAGGGTTTATTTAAGTCTAAGCCCAAGACTCCTGTTGACCTTGTTCGTCAGACTCGTGAACTTCTTATGTATGTTGAACGGGTTAATGATACTCGTGAAggcaaaagagaagaaaag ATGATGGAGTTAAGCAAGTCAATCCGGGAATTAAAGATTACTCTTTATGGGAATGGTGAATCCGAACCCCTCGCTGAGGCTTGTGCTCAGTTGACCCAAGAATTCTTCAAAGAGAACACGCTGCGACTGATAATTAATTGTCTTCCCAATTTGAATTTAGAG ACCCGAAAAGATGCTACTCAAGTAGTAGCAAATCTGCAGAGACAGCAGGTTCAGTCACGGCTGATTGCTTGTGATTACTTGGAGGCAAACATTGATCTGATGGACAAATTAATATTAGG ATATGAGAATACAGAAATGGCTTTGCATTATGGTGCAATGTTGAGGGAGTGCATTCGCCACCAGAGTGTTGCAAG GTATGTCTTGGAGTCTGAGCATATGAAGAAGTTTTTCGATTATATTCAGCTGCCAAATTTTGATATTGCTGCTGATGCTGCCGCCACCTTTAAG GAACTCTTGACAAGGCACAAATCAACAGTAGCTGAATTTCTTTCGAAGAACTATGACTGG TTTTTCACAGAGTATAACTCAAAGCTGCTCGAGTCTAGTAACTACATCACCAGAAGACAAGCTGTCAAG CTCTTGGCAGATATGTTGTTGGACCGCTCAAATTCTGCTGTAATGACACGTTATGTTAGTTCAAGAGACAACTTGAGGATTCTCATGAATCTGCTCAGG GAGTCAAGCAAGAGTATCCAGATAGAAGCATTTCATGTCTTCAAG CTATTTGCGGCAAATCACAACAAACCTCCCGATATTGTTAGCATCCTTGTAGCAAACAGAAGCAAACTTCTTCGCCTCTTTGCTGATTTTAAGACTGAAAAAG AGGATGAGCAGTTTGAGGCTGACAAAGCACAAGTTGTGAAAGAAATTGCAGCCCTTGAAccaaaggaaaacaaataa
- the LOC107002996 gene encoding inositol monophosphatase 3, whose amino-acid sequence MAQNGSGSVEEFLDVAVEAAKKAGEIIREGFYKTKHVEHKGMVDLVTETDKACEDFIFNHLKQRFPSHKFIGEETTAACGNFELTDEPTWIVDPLDGTTNFVHGFPFVCVSIGLTIEKKPTVGVVYNPIIDELFTAIDGKGAFLNGKPIKVSSQSELVKALLATEAGTNRDKLVVDVTTGRINSLLFKVRSLRMCGSCALNLCGVACGRLDLFYELEFGGPWDVAGGAVIVKEAGGSVFDPSGSEFDLTARRVAATNAHLKDAFTKALNE is encoded by the exons atggCACAAAATG GTTCAGGTTCAGttgaagagtttcttgatgtTGCAGTTGAAGCTGCTAAAAAAGCTGGAGAG ATAATTCGCGAAGGATTCTACAAGACTAAGCATGTGGAGCACAAAGGAATG GTGGATTTAGTCACAGAGACTGATAAGGCATGTgaagatttcatttttaatcatcTCAAGCAACGCTTCCCCAGCCATAAG TTCATTGGTGAAGAAACAACTGCTGCTTGTGGAAACTTTGAGCTGACTGATGAACCAACTTGGATAGTTGATCCACTTGACGGAACCACTAACTTTGTGCACGG GTTCCCTTTTGTCTGTGTATCAATCGGTCTCACAATTGAGAAGAAACCAACAGTTGGTGTTGTTTACAACCCAATTATCGATGAG CTTTTCACCGCTATTGATGGGAAAGGTGCTTTTCTCAACGGGAAGCCTATCAAAG TATCTTCACAGTCTGAACTCGTGAAGGCTCTTCTTGCTACAGAG GCTGGAACAAACCGGGATAAGTTAGTTGTAGATGTTACAACAGGGAGAATCAATAGCTTGCTTTTCAAG GTTAGGTCCCTTCGAATGTGTGGTTCTTGCGCATTAAATCTCTGTGGAGTTGCGTGTGGAAGGCTTGATCTCTTCTACGAACTTGAATTTGGTGGCCCTTG GGATGTTGCAGGTGGTGCTGTGATTGTGAAAGAAGCTGGAGGCTCCGTGTTTGATCC ATCTGGTTCAGAATTTGACCTCACAGCTCGACGAGTAGCTGCTACAAATGCTCATCTCAAGGATGCATTTACCAAGGCCTTGAATGAATAA